In the Telopea speciosissima isolate NSW1024214 ecotype Mountain lineage chromosome 2, Tspe_v1, whole genome shotgun sequence genome, one interval contains:
- the LOC122650832 gene encoding wall-associated receptor kinase 2-like — translation MSHIEDILLRDENTQLHQQVAAMTTELESVRTSSCHSSRSGNTSGSLSPSSKEKRPARRPPQRLAQEEREVDWLRKLKGDIQEFTGNETPDEVVDWLALVNEVFYARSVPEDKQTTALCTVVCKVVTKIIASRLKSILDDIVSSYQSAFIPKKAISDNVLIAHELFHYINKMKKGKKKLVALKLDMKKAYDRLEWPFIEHMLLKLAFSSHWVKMVMACLSSVSYQILINGAPRGTVIPSRRIRQGDPLSPALFILCSHALSCLLLKAETEGDIKGTRVRNRAPPITHLSFADDSLLFAEGKLEELYALKTCLTTYCKASSQEINLKKSCMTFSPNTHPRIKRWFSRIMKVPYGSGPKKYLGLPTDFGVSKATLFQDLSNKVRQKVEGWKSKLLTHAGNEVLLKSVIFSMSNYAYVLVGEAIAVRLAMMEMITNGFERTFPAAAATSTLFPIAKPGCQDNCRSLSVPYPFGIIGNNNCSRDTTFEVTCNDTYNPPKLFWGNAELLNISLQGQTRMLEYVGARCYSSNGTTTSQNNPLLNLNDSSFTISDTENKFTALGCDTQAYIHGSDGKQFTSGCVMSCTNKQDLINGSCNGIGCCQTSIPKGFRYFEITAGSLYNHTMVYDFNPCSYVFVVDYNWYNFSTSDLLNFTNEIDESGYSRVPIVLDWSINWPMNQSNYIYSSCEEAMKDNSYACRENSFCNVSKNGVGYNCYCSQGYQGNPYLGCQDINECAYPNNNPCIYSYLCTNLPGSYSCSCPNDYQGDGRINGSGCIHNPKQYPVIQVTVGIGSGFLFLLTGTLLVLWALRKRKLSKLKERFFKQNGGLLLKQQLSLYEGRSTESAKIFTAEELKKATNNYAENQILGRGGYGTVYKGILPNNKIVAIKKSKLVDESQIEQFINEVVILSQINHRNVVKLLGCCLETEVPLLVYEFVTNNTLFHHIHDEECKSSISWENRLRIATETAEVLSYLHSAASPPIIHRDIKSTNILLDDNYTAKVADFGASRLIPADKTQLSTLVQGTLGYLDPEYFHSSQLTEKSDVYSFGVVLVELLTGKTALSFDRPENERNLAMHFVTSMKENSVWDILENRVLKEGSNEQIYEVMELARRCLGVKGEERPTMKEVAMELEGLRRYNKHPWVLQNPEEVESLLHGDQPILDLDSHNNTIGYDSLRGKAIIPLAIDGR, via the exons ACCACTGCATTATGCACTGTTGTATGTAAGGTTGTTACAAAAATTATTGCCTCAAGATTGAAGTCTATTCTGGATGACATTGTATCCTCCTATCAATCTGCTTTCATTCCTAAGAAGGCAATTTCAGATAATGTATTGATTGCTCATGAGCTTTTCCACTATATTAACAAaatgaagaagggaaagaagaaattagTGGCTTTAAAACTTGATATGAAGAAAGCATATGACAGGTTGGAGTGGCCTTTTATTGAACATATGCTCCTGAAGTTGGCTTTTTCTTCACATTGGGTTAAAATGGTTATGGCCTGCTTATCATCTGTTTCCTATCAGATTCTTATTAATGGAGCACCAAGGGGTACTGTTATTCCTTCGAGAAGGATTCGGCAAGGAGATCCTTTATCACCAGCCTTGTTTATTCTTTGTTCTCATGCCTTGAGTTGTTTGCTTCTAAAGGCTGAAACAGAAGGAGATATTAAAGGTACAAGGGTACGTAATCGTGCTCCACCGATTACACACCTTTCATTTGCTGATGATAGTCTCTTATTTGCTGAGGGCAAGTTGGAAGAATTATATGCTTTGAAGACTTGTTTAACAACTTATTGTAAAGCTTCTAGTCAAGAGATTAATTTGAAGAAATCTTGTATGACTTTTTCACCAAATACACATCCTAGAATAAAGAGATGGTTTTCAAGGATTATGAAGGTTCCCTATGGTTCTGGACCAAAAAAGTATTTGGGACTTCCAACAGATTTTGGTGTTTCAAAGGCAACCTTATTCCAAGATCTCTCCAACAAGGTGCGTCAAAAGGTAGAGGGTTGGAAGTCTAAGCTTCTAACACATGCTGGTAACGAGGTGTTGCTAAAATCTGTGATTTTTTCAATGTCAAACTATGCAT ATGTTTTAGTTGGTGAGGCTATTGCAGTTCGGCTGGCGATGATGGAGATGATTACAAATGGATTTGAGCGG ACATTTCCAGCCGCAGCAGCAACATCAACCTTATTCCCAATTGCAAAACCTGGTTGCCAAGACAACTGCCGGAGCCTCTCAGTTCCATACCCCTTTGGAATCATCGGCAATAACAATTGTTCTAGAGACACAACCTTTGAGGTAACCTGTAACGACACTTACAACCCTCCAAAACTATTTTGGGGTAACGCAGAACTCCTAAATATTTCATTACAAGGCCAAACCCGTATGTTGGAATATGTTGGTGCACGTTGCTACAGCTCAAACGGCACTACTACTTCTCAAAATAACCCTCTTTTAAATTTGAATGATTCCAGTTTCACCATCTCTGATACAGAAAACAAATTCACAGCTCTAGGTTGTGATACTCAAGCATATATCCATGGCTCTGATGGTAAACAATTCACTAGTGGATGTGTTATGTCTTGTACCAACAAACAAGACTTGATCAATGGTTCTTGCAATGGCATCGGTTGTTGTCAGACTTCCATTCCAAAGGGTTTCAGATACTTTGAAATAACTGCTGGAAGTCTTTACAATCACACCATGGTTTATGATTTCAATCCTTGCAGCTATGTTTTCGTGGTTGATTACAACTGGTACAACTTCTCTACATCCGATCTCTTGAATTTCACTAATGAGATTGATGAATCAGGTTATTCCCGAGTCCCTATTGTTCTTGATTGGTCCATAAATTGGCCAATGAATCAGAGCAATTATATTTATAGTAGTTGTGAAGAAGCTATGAAGGACAACAGTTACGCATGCCGCGAAAATAGCTTCTGCAATGTCTCCAAAAATGGTGTTGGTTACAACTGCTACTGTTCTCAGGGTTATCAAGGAAACCCCTACCTTGGATGCCAAG ACATAAATGAATGTGCGTATCCAAATAACAATCCCTGTATCTACTCTTATTTGTGCACCAATCTACCTGGGAGTTACAGTTGTTCTTGCCCAAATGATTATCAAGGAGATGGAAGGATAAATGGGAGTGGTTGCATCCATAATCCAAAGCAATACCCAGTAATACAGGTCACCGTAG GTATTGGATCAGGCTTCTTATTTCTCCTTACTGGCACTTTGTTGGTGCTTTGGGCACTTCGGAAGAGAAAGCTTAGCAAACTCAAAGAGAGATTCTTCAAGCAAAATGGAGGTCTATTATTGAAGCAACAACTATCTTTGTATGAAGGACGATCCACGGAAAGTGCAAAAATCTTTACGGCTGAAGAACTAAAGAAGGCAACTAACAATTATGCCGAGAACCAGATCCTTGGTCGAGGGGGCTATGGTACTGTATACAAAGGAATTCTACCCAATAACAAAATTGTTGCcattaagaaatcaaaattaGTTGATGAAAGTCAGATCGAGCAATTCATAAATGAGGTGGTTATTCTCTCCCAAATTAACCATAGAAATGTGGTAAAGCTATTGGGTTGTTGCTTGGAGACAGAGGTTCCTTTGTTAGTGTATGAATTTGTTACCAACAATACCTTATTCCATCATATCCATGATGAAGAATGCAAGTCTTCGATTTCATGGGAAAATCGTTTGAGAATAGCTACCGAGACAGCAGAGGTGCTTTCATATTTGCATTCTGCAGCTTCACCACCGATTATTCATAGAGATATTAAGTCTACTAACATTCTCTTGGATGATAATTACACTGCAAAAGTTGCAGACTTTGGAGCTTCCAGGTTGATTCCGGCGGACAAAACTCAGTTAAGTACATTAGTTCAAGGAACTTTGGGGTACTTGGATCCTGAGTACTTTCATTCAAGTCAATTGACAGAAAAGAGTGATGTGTATAGCTTTGGTGTGGTCCTTGTGGAACTATTAACTGGAAAGACAGCACTAAGTTTTGATAGACCTGAAAATGAGAGGAATCTAGCAATGCATTTTGTTACTTCAATGAAGGAGAATAGTGTTTGGGATATTTTGGAAAATCGAGTTTTGAAAGAGGGTAGCAATGAGCAAATCTATGAAGTCATGGAGCTTGCAAGAAGATGCTTAGGAGTGAAGGGGGAAGAAAGGCCAACGATGAAGGAAGTGGCAATGGAGCTTGAGGGCTTGAGGAGGTATAACAAACATCCTTGGGTCTTACAAAACCCTGAAGAGGTGGAAAGCTTGTTGCATGGTGATCAACCAATATTAGACTTGGATAGTCACAACAACACTATTGGTTATGATAGTTTGAGAGGTAAAGCGATTATACCATTGGCTATTGATGGGCGATAA